Below is a window of Dethiobacter alkaliphilus AHT 1 DNA.
CGTCCCCGATTTCACCTGTTGCCGCTTCTGCCACAATAGTATCAATCAGGGTATCAACTTTCTCCGCCGTGACCACCAGTTCCAACTTAACTTTAGGCAGCAAATTTACTTCATAGAGATTGCCGCGGTATATTGCCGTGCTCCCTTTTTGCAGTCCGCACCCTGTTACATGGGTGACAGTCATTCCCTGGATCCCCTCACGGCCCAACCGTTCTTTTACCGCTTCCAGCTTTGAGGGACGAATTATACAAGTTATTTTTTTCATTGAAGAACCTCCCTTTCTCTAATGAACCTGCGGTACAGAGCTTTTTGACACAAAATCGGCGTATGCTTCCATACCGTGTTCACCGACGTCTAAACCTTCTTCTTCTTCTGCAGCGCTTACACGTAATCCTACCACCGCATTAATTGCTTTAAACAGGATAAAGGCAGTGGTCATGGTCCATGCAGCTACAGCTAATACACCAATGGCCTGCACCGAAAGCAGTGCTGCGCCTCCGCCATAGAACAAACCGCCATCAGTGGCAAAGAAACCCACCATTACAGTACCGTAAGCTCCGCAGACACCGTGAACTGCCACAGCGCCCACCGGGTCATCAACATGAAGCACTTTTTCAATAAACTCCACTGCCAGAATGATCAGCACACCTGCACCGGCACCAATCAGCGCCGCACCCATAAAGTCCACATCAGCTGTGCCGGCGGTAATTCCCACCAGTCCCGCCAGGGCACCATTTAGCGTCAGACTCACATCAGGCTTACCGTAGCGTATCCAGGAGAAGGCCATGGCCAGCACCGCCCCGCCTGCTGCCGCCAGGTTTGTGGTTACCACAATGTGCGCTATGGATAAATCCATACCGGCGATGGTACTGCCGGCATTAAAGCCAAACCAGCCAAACCAGAGAATGAAAACACCCATGGCGCCTAAGGTAATACTGTGACCGGGAATCGCATTGGGCTTTTTGTCGCTTGTGAATTTGCCCAGGCGGGGCCCTAAAATTGCGGCACCTACAAGAGCCGCCCAGCCGCCCACGGAGTGAACGATGGTGGATCCGGCAAAGTCTACAAAGCCCAACTCTTCAAGCCAACCGCCACCCCAACCCCAGTGACCCACCACCGGGTAAATCACGGCGGTAATTACCACAGAATAGAGCAGGTAGGAAACAAACTTTGTTCTTTCCGCCATGGCTCCGGAGACAATGGTAGCCGCCGTAGCCGCAAACATGGTCTGGAACAACAGAAATGCCGGTACCGGTATGTTTAAATCCAAATGAGCAAACTCACCCAAGGCAAAAAAGCCGCTTCCACCGATAAATCCGCTTCTGGATACACCAAACATCAAGGCAAAACCAACACTCCAGTACAACAAGCTGCCGCAGGCAAAGTCCATCACATTTTTCATAATAATGTTACCCGCGTTTTTTGCCCGGGTAAAACCGGACTCCACCATGGCAAACCCTAACTGCATAAGAAACACCAGAAAAGCTGCCAGTAACACCCAGATAGTATCAATAGCCATTTCAGTCATTTTTTCTTCCTCCTTCAGGTTTTAGTTATAATTTGCACAGTACAAAAAAAAGGCGAAGACACAAGCGCATTACGCTTTGCATCTTCGCCTAGGGAGGACATCTGTGTCCAATATAGAGGTTGTTAACTCACTGCGGCCACGCCGCGGTTTTAAAATTTAGCCAGATAATTATCCAGCTCCCACTGGTGAACCTTCATTTCATAGTCCTGGTACTCTATCCGCTTTGCTGTGATAAAGCGATTAAAGGTATGGGTTCCCAGAGCTTCACGGATAAGCACATTATTCTCCAGCTCATTTAATGCTTCTTTTAAGCTGCCCGGCAGGCTGGCGATTTTCAGCTCTTCCCGCTGCTTTTCCGTCAGATCGTAAATGTTTTTATCCACCGGTGCCGGTGCCTGAGTTTTGTTTTTAATCCCGTCAAGCCCTGCTTTAATCATCACCGCCAAAGCCAGGTACGGGTTGGCAGAGGGATCCGGAGAGCGCACTTCTACACGGGTGCCCACACCACGACGGGCGGGGATACGAATCAGAGGCGAGCGGTTCTTCTCTGACCATGCCAGGTACACCGGAGCTTCATATCCTGGCACCAGGCGCTTATAGGAGTTTACGGTGGGGTTTGTGATTGCTGTAAACGCCGGTGCGTGCTGCAGAATTCCTCCAATATAGTGGTACGCTTCTTCGCTCATTTGTCGCGGACCGTTGGGGTCATAGAAAATGTTCTCCCCGTTCTTAAACAGGGATTGGTGAGTGTGCATGCCGGAGCCGTTAATCCCAAAGATTGGTTTTGGCATAAATGTGGCATGCAGCCCGTGTCTCTGCGCAATGGTACGCACAACAAACTTGAACGTTATTAACTTATCCGCCGTTGCCAGCGCTTCATCATATTTAAAATCAATTTCGTGCTGGCCTACAGCTACTTCATGGTGGGAAGCTTCAATTTCAAAACCCATCTCCTGCAGGGTCATCACCATATCGCGGCGGGCGTTTTCACCCAAATCCACCGGTGATAGGTCAAAATAACCGCCCTGGTCATGGGTAATGGTGGTGGGCCGGCCGCTTTCATCGGTGTGGAAGAGGAAAAATTCCGCCTCCGGGCCCACATTAACACTGTAGCCCATTTCCTCTGCTTCCTTCAGAACTTTCTGCAGTGTGCAGCGGGGGCACCCAGCAAAGGGTTCCTCATCCGGGGTGTACACATCACAAATCAGACGGGCTACGCTGCCGTCCCGGGGACGCCAGGGAAATACGGTGAAAGTATTGGGGTCGGGGCGCAGGTACTGATCTGATTCTTCAATCCGCACAAACCCTTCAATGGATGATCCGTCAAACATTAATTCCCCGTCCAAAGCTTTGCCCAGCTGATCCACCGGTATGGCAACATTTTTGGGTATACCAAAGATATCGGTGAACTGGAGTCGGATAAACTTTACGTTGGCCTCTTTGGCCATGTTTAGCACATCCTGTTTTGTCAAACTCATTTGCCATCATCTCCTTTAGTTACTTTATAAGTGTAAAAAAACAAAAAACGCCCTAAGGGATGGAAACACTGTTTCTCCCCAGGCGCCATTGCCAAAAAATTATTTTATTTACTTATTTAAAATCATTAGCTGTTATAATAGCTTCCGCAATCCGTCTTATGGATACGCGCTTATTCATACTCTGCTGCTGAATCCGCTTGTAAGCTTGTGCCTCCGGCAGACCCAGCGTTTCCATTAAAATTCCCTTAGCTTTCTCCACAGCTTTGCGGGTTGCCAGCGTTTCCTTCATCTTCGCCAATTCATCGGCCATCTTGCGCATCCGGTGCTGGGCCGCAGCCGCAAATTCTACCGCCGTTATCAGAGCAGTATCCTGAACCGGCTTTAAAATCATCCCTGAGATGTATGGACCGTTTCGCTCTCTGCGCTGATGTGTACCTAACAGCACCAGCCCAATTTGGCCGTCTTCCTCAAGCATCTCCGCTGCGGACTTTCCATGTGGAGAATCGGTGTCGATTACCACCACATCAGGCTGTAATGACTGAATCATCCGCAGTGCTCCGGGGCCGCTATCGGTTTCACCGATTACCAGGTTGCCCGCCGTGGCCATAACAGAACCGACCTTTTTACGGATACCGGCAGAAGCACTTACCACCACTCGCACGCCACTCATAGGCATCCCCCCTAAAAAATAAAAACGACGCTACTGCAGAGACCTTTTGCTCTCTGAGATGGCGCCGCTGCCCGGTACAACGCTGTACCTGTTCTTTAACTATCTCAATTATAAATTAAGTGTTTACAAATTACAATAGGCAATTTTGAAAATTGTTTCCGCATAGTGAAATTTTCATTTTGCGCAATCCCTTTTCGTCACTTGAGAGGGGTGATGCCATTTAACTCTTTGTTAACCTTATAGAAGCCTG
It encodes the following:
- the glnA gene encoding type I glutamate--ammonia ligase, encoding MSLTKQDVLNMAKEANVKFIRLQFTDIFGIPKNVAIPVDQLGKALDGELMFDGSSIEGFVRIEESDQYLRPDPNTFTVFPWRPRDGSVARLICDVYTPDEEPFAGCPRCTLQKVLKEAEEMGYSVNVGPEAEFFLFHTDESGRPTTITHDQGGYFDLSPVDLGENARRDMVMTLQEMGFEIEASHHEVAVGQHEIDFKYDEALATADKLITFKFVVRTIAQRHGLHATFMPKPIFGINGSGMHTHQSLFKNGENIFYDPNGPRQMSEEAYHYIGGILQHAPAFTAITNPTVNSYKRLVPGYEAPVYLAWSEKNRSPLIRIPARRGVGTRVEVRSPDPSANPYLALAVMIKAGLDGIKNKTQAPAPVDKNIYDLTEKQREELKIASLPGSLKEALNELENNVLIREALGTHTFNRFITAKRIEYQDYEMKVHQWELDNYLAKF
- a CDS encoding ammonium transporter; this encodes MTEMAIDTIWVLLAAFLVFLMQLGFAMVESGFTRAKNAGNIIMKNVMDFACGSLLYWSVGFALMFGVSRSGFIGGSGFFALGEFAHLDLNIPVPAFLLFQTMFAATAATIVSGAMAERTKFVSYLLYSVVITAVIYPVVGHWGWGGGWLEELGFVDFAGSTIVHSVGGWAALVGAAILGPRLGKFTSDKKPNAIPGHSITLGAMGVFILWFGWFGFNAGSTIAGMDLSIAHIVVTTNLAAAGGAVLAMAFSWIRYGKPDVSLTLNGALAGLVGITAGTADVDFMGAALIGAGAGVLIILAVEFIEKVLHVDDPVGAVAVHGVCGAYGTVMVGFFATDGGLFYGGGAALLSVQAIGVLAVAAWTMTTAFILFKAINAVVGLRVSAAEEEEGLDVGEHGMEAYADFVSKSSVPQVH
- a CDS encoding ANTAR domain-containing response regulator; amino-acid sequence: MSGVRVVVSASAGIRKKVGSVMATAGNLVIGETDSGPGALRMIQSLQPDVVVIDTDSPHGKSAAEMLEEDGQIGLVLLGTHQRRERNGPYISGMILKPVQDTALITAVEFAAAAQHRMRKMADELAKMKETLATRKAVEKAKGILMETLGLPEAQAYKRIQQQSMNKRVSIRRIAEAIITANDFK
- a CDS encoding P-II family nitrogen regulator, whose translation is MKKITCIIRPSKLEAVKERLGREGIQGMTVTHVTGCGLQKGSTAIYRGNLYEVNLLPKVKLELVVTAEKVDTLIDTIVAEAATGEIGDGKIFISPVDEVVRIRTGERGKEAI